A single Glycine soja cultivar W05 chromosome 14, ASM419377v2, whole genome shotgun sequence DNA region contains:
- the LOC114383383 gene encoding dentin sialophosphoprotein-like isoform X1, with product MGTCLSKKNGSSTSPNKSDSQHRNSENSVTVTLSKPTEPEVSLKNKTLQEKQQGSESAPQDEGEVKKEILIIKHRKSHDEREKTATSKTPSPCIAPQQGDGVFTNEETMVVNKIIAPSTPSIGVVGVRTSSCTKDEVDEILIQCGRLSRSSSRRKYSGSKRSFDFDHCDNDTTSAEDDQRKSKGNGNGREENDVAAAASESGRHHQSPRRSQGRRRTPSRERDQSSGRERRVSRSPGRRSSDTNTTNASNNNTSSRPGKMVSVPATVSSLVMDKSNNCGGESGAKRITVKRNVGDAGSRGTASPRAQSPARVNGNVGRDKVLNENQQHQQQPSLSRNNSSRKAEQSPYRRIPQSEVDHKSSRKAEQSPYRRNPQSEVDHNSSRKAEQSPYRRNPLSEVDTNRKVQQNKPKIEGEAIQKPNGRVALEKGMSVDCKTKEQHEEESSLPVGAVVKTTVVSSGVDNLKPQGLTRSRSSRRSRDLDISNPEAVVNPTNSYASLLLEDIQNFHQKNTQQQQSSISLPACLNKACSILEAVADLNSTTSSNFTEDKRSPSTQQSIRDEYYGKKVASSNKDPFVESEVAVSDDVMEPSLHKYVTVKRGGGVVDMMEDQESSGSNSFTVSSSGQQHHWGNNISCSSWEPNSADSTDCWTSSRLSFREEEEDQKTPLELGCSLSSEAKKKKGLNSKRRECDHEHSSGIGRGRLGSNKDLQLFLVSSRQIQLIFTMLLVLFMNNFCHSSQTCVVCGDIMFIL from the exons ATGGGTACTTGTTTGAGCAAGAAGAATGGGTCCTCTACCTCACCCAACAAGTCAGATTCTCAGCATAGGAATTCTGAGAACAGTGTCACTGTCACCTTGTCCAAACCCACTGAGCCAGAAGTGAGCCTCAAGAACAAGACACTGCAAGAGAAACAACAAGGCTCAGAATCAGCACCACAAGATGAAGGTGAAGTGAAGAAAGAGATACTCATCATCAAACACAGGAAGagccatgatgaaagggaaaAAACAGCAACCTCCAAGACCCCATCACCTTGCATTGCTCCACAACAAGGTGATGGGGTTTTCACCAATGAAGAAACAATGGTTGTTAATAAGATTATTGCACCATCCACACCAAGCATTGGTGTTGTGGGAGTGAGGACTTCAAGCTGCACAAAAGATGAGGTGGATGAAATTCTGATCCAGTGTGGGAGGCTCAGCAGAAGCTCTTCTCGGAGAAAGTACTCAGGCTCCAAGAGAAGTTTTGATTTTGACCACTGTGACAATGACACTACTTCTGCTGAGGATGACCAAAGAAAGTCCAAGGGCAATGGCAATGGCAGGGAGGAGAATGATGTGGCGGCGGCTGCTTCAGAGAGCGGCCGCCACCACCAATCCCCGAGGCGGTCTCAGGGAAGGAGAAGGACTCCAAGTAGGGAAAGAGACCAATCCAGTGGCAGAGAAAGGAGAGTGAGTAGATCTCCTGGTAGAAGATCATCTGACACCAACACTACAAATGcaagcaacaacaacacaagTTCTAGGCCTGGGAAAATGGTGTCTGTTCCAGCCACTGTTTCATCTTTGGTTATGGATAAGAGTAACAATTGTGGTGGAGAATCTGGCGCCAAGAGGATCACTGTTAAGAGGAATGTTGGTGATGCTGGTTCAAGGGGTACTGCATCACCACGTGCTCAATCTCCTGCTAGAGTTAATGGGAATGTGGGAAGGGATAAAGTGTTAAATGAGAATCAGCAGCACCAACAACAACCTTCTCTTAGTCGTAATAACTCTTCAAGGAAAGCAGAACAATCTCCTTACAGAAGAATCCCTCAGAGTGAGGTGGATCATAAATCTTCAAGGAAAGCTGAACAATCTCCTTACAGAAGAAACCCTCAGAGTGAGGTGGATCATAACTCTTCAAGGAAAGCTGAACAATCTCCTTACAGAAGAAACCCTCTCAGTGAGGTTGATACTAATAGAAAGGTGCAACAGAACAAGCCAAAGATTGAAGGAGAAGCCATTCAG AAACCAAATGGCAGAGTTGCATTGGAGAAGGGAATGAGTGTGGATTGCAAGACAAAGGAGCAACATGAGGAAGAGTCTTCATTGCCTGTTGGTGCTGTTGTGAAGACAACAGTGGTGTCATCAGGGGTTGACAACCTTAAACCTCAAGGCTTAACAAGAAGCAGATCTTCTAGAAGATCTAGAGACTTAGACATCAGCAATCCTGAAGCTGTGGTGAATCCTACAAACTCCTATGCCTCCCTACTACTTGAGGACATCCAAAACTTCCATCAAAAGAACACACAACAACAGCAATCTTCTATTTCTCTCCCAGCTTGTCTCAACAAGGCATGCTCCATCCTTGAAGCTGTTGCTGATCTCAACTCCACCACCAGTTCAAATTTCACTGAGGACAAGAGAAGTCCATCCACTCAGCAATCCATTAGGGATGAGTACTATGGGAAGAAAGTGGCAAGTTCCAACAAGGACCCTTTTGTGGAATCTGAAGTAGCTGTCAGTGATGATGTGATGGAACCAAGCTTGCACAAGTATGTAACAGTGAAAAGAGGTGGTGGGGTAGTAGACATGATGGAGGACCAAGAGTCTTCAGGAAGCAACAGCTTCACTGTGAGTAGCAGTGGCCAACAGCATCATTGGGGGAACAACATTTCCTGTTCTTCATGGGAACCAAATTCTGCTGACTCCACAGATTGCTGGACTTCTTCAAGATTGAGCTTcagagaggaggaggaggatcaGAAAACCCCCTTAGAATTGGGATGTAGTTTGTCATCTGAAGCCAAGAAGAAGAAGGGCTTGAACAGCAAAAGGAGAGAGTGTGATCATGAGCACAGCAGTGGCATTGGACGTGGCAGGCTTGGTTCTAACAaag ACTTGCAACTGTTTCTTGTTTCATCAAGGCAAATTCAACTCATCTTTACCATGTTACTTGTTCTGTTTATGAACAATTTTTGTCATTCTTCCCAAACTTGTGTTGTGTGCGGTGACATTATGTTTATACTctaa
- the LOC114383383 gene encoding dentin sialophosphoprotein-like isoform X2, producing MGTCLSKKNGSSTSPNKSDSQHRNSENSVTVTLSKPTEPEVSLKNKTLQEKQQGSESAPQDEGEVKKEILIIKHRKSHDEREKTATSKTPSPCIAPQQGDGVFTNEETMVVNKIIAPSTPSIGVVGVRTSSCTKDEVDEILIQCGRLSRSSSRRKYSGSKRSFDFDHCDNDTTSAEDDQRKSKGNGNGREENDVAAAASESGRHHQSPRRSQGRRRTPSRERDQSSGRERRVSRSPGRRSSDTNTTNASNNNTSSRPGKMVSVPATVSSLVMDKSNNCGGESGAKRITVKRNVGDAGSRGTASPRAQSPARVNGNVGRDKVLNENQQHQQQPSLSRNNSSRKAEQSPYRRIPQSEVDHKSSRKAEQSPYRRNPQSEVDHNSSRKAEQSPYRRNPLSEVDTNRKVQQNKPKIEGEAIQKPNGRVALEKGMSVDCKTKEQHEEESSLPVGAVVKTTVVSSGVDNLKPQGLTRSRSSRRSRDLDISNPEAVVNPTNSYASLLLEDIQNFHQKNTQQQQSSISLPACLNKACSILEAVADLNSTTSSNFTEDKRSPSTQQSIRDEYYGKKVASSNKDPFVESEVAVSDDVMEPSLHKYVTVKRGGGVVDMMEDQESSGSNSFTVSSSGQQHHWGNNISCSSWEPNSADSTDCWTSSRLSFREEEEDQKTPLELGCSLSSEAKKKKGLNSKRRECDHEHSSGIGRGRLGSNKGL from the exons ATGGGTACTTGTTTGAGCAAGAAGAATGGGTCCTCTACCTCACCCAACAAGTCAGATTCTCAGCATAGGAATTCTGAGAACAGTGTCACTGTCACCTTGTCCAAACCCACTGAGCCAGAAGTGAGCCTCAAGAACAAGACACTGCAAGAGAAACAACAAGGCTCAGAATCAGCACCACAAGATGAAGGTGAAGTGAAGAAAGAGATACTCATCATCAAACACAGGAAGagccatgatgaaagggaaaAAACAGCAACCTCCAAGACCCCATCACCTTGCATTGCTCCACAACAAGGTGATGGGGTTTTCACCAATGAAGAAACAATGGTTGTTAATAAGATTATTGCACCATCCACACCAAGCATTGGTGTTGTGGGAGTGAGGACTTCAAGCTGCACAAAAGATGAGGTGGATGAAATTCTGATCCAGTGTGGGAGGCTCAGCAGAAGCTCTTCTCGGAGAAAGTACTCAGGCTCCAAGAGAAGTTTTGATTTTGACCACTGTGACAATGACACTACTTCTGCTGAGGATGACCAAAGAAAGTCCAAGGGCAATGGCAATGGCAGGGAGGAGAATGATGTGGCGGCGGCTGCTTCAGAGAGCGGCCGCCACCACCAATCCCCGAGGCGGTCTCAGGGAAGGAGAAGGACTCCAAGTAGGGAAAGAGACCAATCCAGTGGCAGAGAAAGGAGAGTGAGTAGATCTCCTGGTAGAAGATCATCTGACACCAACACTACAAATGcaagcaacaacaacacaagTTCTAGGCCTGGGAAAATGGTGTCTGTTCCAGCCACTGTTTCATCTTTGGTTATGGATAAGAGTAACAATTGTGGTGGAGAATCTGGCGCCAAGAGGATCACTGTTAAGAGGAATGTTGGTGATGCTGGTTCAAGGGGTACTGCATCACCACGTGCTCAATCTCCTGCTAGAGTTAATGGGAATGTGGGAAGGGATAAAGTGTTAAATGAGAATCAGCAGCACCAACAACAACCTTCTCTTAGTCGTAATAACTCTTCAAGGAAAGCAGAACAATCTCCTTACAGAAGAATCCCTCAGAGTGAGGTGGATCATAAATCTTCAAGGAAAGCTGAACAATCTCCTTACAGAAGAAACCCTCAGAGTGAGGTGGATCATAACTCTTCAAGGAAAGCTGAACAATCTCCTTACAGAAGAAACCCTCTCAGTGAGGTTGATACTAATAGAAAGGTGCAACAGAACAAGCCAAAGATTGAAGGAGAAGCCATTCAG AAACCAAATGGCAGAGTTGCATTGGAGAAGGGAATGAGTGTGGATTGCAAGACAAAGGAGCAACATGAGGAAGAGTCTTCATTGCCTGTTGGTGCTGTTGTGAAGACAACAGTGGTGTCATCAGGGGTTGACAACCTTAAACCTCAAGGCTTAACAAGAAGCAGATCTTCTAGAAGATCTAGAGACTTAGACATCAGCAATCCTGAAGCTGTGGTGAATCCTACAAACTCCTATGCCTCCCTACTACTTGAGGACATCCAAAACTTCCATCAAAAGAACACACAACAACAGCAATCTTCTATTTCTCTCCCAGCTTGTCTCAACAAGGCATGCTCCATCCTTGAAGCTGTTGCTGATCTCAACTCCACCACCAGTTCAAATTTCACTGAGGACAAGAGAAGTCCATCCACTCAGCAATCCATTAGGGATGAGTACTATGGGAAGAAAGTGGCAAGTTCCAACAAGGACCCTTTTGTGGAATCTGAAGTAGCTGTCAGTGATGATGTGATGGAACCAAGCTTGCACAAGTATGTAACAGTGAAAAGAGGTGGTGGGGTAGTAGACATGATGGAGGACCAAGAGTCTTCAGGAAGCAACAGCTTCACTGTGAGTAGCAGTGGCCAACAGCATCATTGGGGGAACAACATTTCCTGTTCTTCATGGGAACCAAATTCTGCTGACTCCACAGATTGCTGGACTTCTTCAAGATTGAGCTTcagagaggaggaggaggatcaGAAAACCCCCTTAGAATTGGGATGTAGTTTGTCATCTGAAGCCAAGAAGAAGAAGGGCTTGAACAGCAAAAGGAGAGAGTGTGATCATGAGCACAGCAGTGGCATTGGACGTGGCAGGCTTGGTTCTAACAaag GGCTTTGA
- the LOC114384293 gene encoding NDR1/HIN1-like protein 6, giving the protein MADPQKIHPVHHDVEAQNHPSAPLVPRSMSKSDAGDPQRVVVVQQQQQQQQQHIPVKHTKPPTKKRRSCCCRFFCWLISILLILIVAIGITIGILYLVFRPKLPKYSVDELKVTNFDLADNNSLSVTFNLTITARNPNKKIGIDYRGGSHISAWYMDTKLCEGSLPKFYQGHRNTTILSIPLTGKTQDATGLQNTLQNQLQETGNVPLNLRVKQPVRIKLGKLKLFKIKFRVRCRIVVDSLSANSSIRIQSSSCKFRFRL; this is encoded by the coding sequence ATGGCAGACCCTCAGAAAATTCACCCTGTGCACCATGATGTTGAGGCACAAAACCACCCTTCAGCACCATTGGTGCCAAGGAGCATGTCAAAATCTGATGCTGGTGATCCACAAAGAGTAGTAGtagtacaacaacaacaacaacaacagcagcaacacATTCCTGTGAAGCACACCAAGCCaccaacaaagaaaagaagaagctgctgctgCAGGTTCTTCTGTTGGCTAATTAGCATATTGCTGATTCTGATTGTGGCAATTGGCATCACTATTGGAATACTATACCTTGTCTTCAGACCAAAGCTTCCAAAGTACTCAGTGGATGAACTTAAAGTCACAAACTTTGATCTTGCAGACAACAACAGCTTATCAGTGACATTCAACTTGACAATCACTGCCAGAAACCCCAACAAGAAGATTGGAATAGACTATAGGGGTGGCAGCCACATAAGTGCTTGGTACATGGACACAAAATTATGTGAAGGGTCTTTGCCAAAATTCTATCAAGGTCACCGCAACACAACGATTCTTAGTATCCCTCTTACGGGGAAAACGCAGGATGCTACCGGCTTGCAAAATACCCTTCAGAATCAGCTGCAAGAGACTGGGAATGTGCCTCTTAATTTGAGGGTGAAGCAGCCTGTGAGGATCAAGCTTGGGAAGTTGAAGCTGTTCAAAATCAAGTTCAGGGTTAGGTGCAGGATTGTGGTGGATAGCCTTAGTGCTAATAGTTCTATTAGAATTCAGAGTAGTAGTTGTAAATTCAGGTTTAGgctgtga